From the genome of Marinilabiliales bacterium, one region includes:
- a CDS encoding DoxX family protein yields MHFALLLIRAGFGVMFMIHGWPKIAGGVDTWTWLGGNMSVIGISFAPAFWGFMAAMAEFAGGLLLVLGVLTRPVAAMLLFTMLIATFMHIGAGDPINSVLHPLKGLVVFAGLLFSGAGKYSVDNMLAR; encoded by the coding sequence ATGCACTTTGCGTTACTGCTCATTCGTGCAGGTTTTGGGGTGATGTTCATGATCCACGGATGGCCGAAGATTGCCGGAGGTGTTGATACGTGGACGTGGCTTGGCGGCAACATGAGCGTTATAGGTATTAGTTTTGCACCGGCATTCTGGGGCTTCATGGCTGCCATGGCTGAATTCGCGGGTGGTCTTTTGCTTGTTCTCGGAGTGCTTACCAGGCCGGTTGCCGCGATGCTGCTGTTCACGATGCTGATCGCAACCTTTATGCATATCGGCGCCGGAGATCCTATAAATTCAGTTCTTCACCCGCTCAAGGGTCTCGTTGTCTTTGCAGGACTCCTTTTCAGCGGAGCAGGCAAATACTCGGTCGACAATATGCTGGCACGCTGA